In one Sander lucioperca isolate FBNREF2018 chromosome 7, SLUC_FBN_1.2, whole genome shotgun sequence genomic region, the following are encoded:
- the LOC116036353 gene encoding extensin-like isoform X1 codes for MPNMFKHDKNTLLLSIVIVSDLHTWIQTGSGQQLNMDLIRRATGPYTSVEDSVLNLCFTIFRTVEKVKVNRERCHQISDRVKSLERLVLTIKQKGSGQNSAMVEATLRDLCITLDSVATEMEKLSKTSALKNALKSNQEDKFWRMDRTLTDILHVLSGTLNIEQGNTLYTTPLPPPSPMATAPVHNPSPMAPANMYNPPAPMNNPSPMAPANMYNPPSPMNNPSPMAPANMYNPPAPMNNPSPMAPANMYNPPAPMNNPSPMAPANMYNPPAPMNNPSPRAPMTMCNPPATMYYANPMAPATMYYANPMAPATMYYSNPMPTVMCNPPAPMPSYKPLVMGTIAPRAFSPQTTVISVKTNFGYSP; via the coding sequence ctAAATATGGATCTAATCAGAAGAGCCACGGGACCGTACACATCCGTTGAAGATTCTGTCTTGAACCTGTGTTTTACAATCTTCCGCACTGTTGAGAAAGTGAAGGTCAACAGGGAGCGCTGCCACCAAATCTCAGACAGAGTCAAATCACTGGAGAGACTCGTTCTCACCATCAAACAAAAAGGGTCGGGCCAAAATTCTGCCATGGTGGAGGCCACGCTGAGGGATCTCTGCATCACTCTGGACTCTGTCGCCACAGAAATGGAGAAATTATCTAAAACCAGTGCTCTTAAGAACGCCCTGAAGTCCAACCAAGAAGACAAGTTCTGGAGGATGGACCGAACTCTCACTGATATCCTCCATGTCCTGTCTGGGACTCTAAACATCGAGCAGGGCAACACACTGTACACAACCCCTCTGCCTCCCCCCAGCCCCATGGCCACAGCGCCCGTACATAACCCCAGCCCCATGGCCCCCGCGAACATGTACAACCCACCAGCTCCCATGAATAACCCCAGCCCCATGGCCCCCGCGAACATGTACAACCCACCATCTCCCATGAATAACCCCAGCCCCATGGCCCCTGCGAACATGTACAACCCACCAGCTCCCATGAATAACCCCAGCCCCATGGCCCCCGCGAACATGTACAACCCACCAGCTCCCATGAATAACCCCAGCCCCATGGCCCCCGCGAACATGTACAACCCACCAGCTCCCATGAATAACCCCAGCCCCAGAGCCCCCATGACCATGTGTAACCCCCCAGCGACCATGTATTACGCCAACCCCATGGCCCCCGCGACCATGTATTACGCCAACCCCATGGCCCCCGCGACCATGTATTACTCCAACCCCATGCCCACGGTGATGTGTAACCCCCCAGCTCCCATGCCTAGCTATAAGCCACTGGTCATGGGCACCATAGCCCCAAGGGCTTTTTCGCCACAAACTACTGTAATATCTGTCAAAACAAACTTTGGTTACTCCCCCTAA
- the LOC116036353 gene encoding class E vacuolar protein-sorting machinery protein hse1-like isoform X2 yields the protein MPNMFKHDKNTLLLSIVIVSDLHTWIQTGSGQQLNMDLIRRATGPYTSVEDSVLNLCFTIFRTVEKVKVNRERCHQISDRVKSLERLVLTIKQKGSGQNSAMVEATLRDLCITLDSVATEMEKLSKTSALKNALKSNQEDKFWRMDRTLTDILHVLSGTLNIEQGNTLYTTPLPPPSPMAPANMYNPPAPMNNPSPMAPANMYNPPSPMNNPSPMAPANMYNPPAPMNNPSPMAPANMYNPPAPMNNPSPMAPANMYNPPAPMNNPSPRAPMTMCNPPATMYYANPMAPATMYYANPMAPATMYYSNPMPTVMCNPPAPMPSYKPLVMGTIAPRAFSPQTTVISVKTNFGYSP from the exons ctAAATATGGATCTAATCAGAAGAGCCACGGGACCGTACACATCCGTTGAAGATTCTGTCTTGAACCTGTGTTTTACAATCTTCCGCACTGTTGAGAAAGTGAAGGTCAACAGGGAGCGCTGCCACCAAATCTCAGACAGAGTCAAATCACTGGAGAGACTCGTTCTCACCATCAAACAAAAAGGGTCGGGCCAAAATTCTGCCATGGTGGAGGCCACGCTGAGGGATCTCTGCATCACTCTGGACTCTGTCGCCACAGAAATGGAGAAATTATCTAAAACCAGTGCTCTTAAGAACGCCCTGAAGTCCAACCAAGAAGACAAGTTCTGGAGGATGGACCGAACTCTCACTGATATCCTCCATGTCCTGTCTGGGACTCTAAACATCGAGCAGGGCAACACACTGTACACAACCCCTCTGCCTCC CCCCAGCCCCATGGCCCCCGCGAACATGTACAACCCACCAGCTCCCATGAATAACCCCAGCCCCATGGCCCCCGCGAACATGTACAACCCACCATCTCCCATGAATAACCCCAGCCCCATGGCCCCTGCGAACATGTACAACCCACCAGCTCCCATGAATAACCCCAGCCCCATGGCCCCCGCGAACATGTACAACCCACCAGCTCCCATGAATAACCCCAGCCCCATGGCCCCCGCGAACATGTACAACCCACCAGCTCCCATGAATAACCCCAGCCCCAGAGCCCCCATGACCATGTGTAACCCCCCAGCGACCATGTATTACGCCAACCCCATGGCCCCCGCGACCATGTATTACGCCAACCCCATGGCCCCCGCGACCATGTATTACTCCAACCCCATGCCCACGGTGATGTGTAACCCCCCAGCTCCCATGCCTAGCTATAAGCCACTGGTCATGGGCACCATAGCCCCAAGGGCTTTTTCGCCACAAACTACTGTAATATCTGTCAAAACAAACTTTGGTTACTCCCCCTAA